The Streptomyces aurantiacus genome includes a region encoding these proteins:
- a CDS encoding GNAT family N-acetyltransferase, with translation MLTRRETPADVSAVRAVIAAAFAKTDAPDPVEAVLLDALRTCDGWLPELSYVAVDEKDEVVGHVVCTRGHVDGVPAVGLGPIGVRPDLQRRGVGLALMHSVLGAADALGEPLVALLGSPAYYGRYGFRAGTELGIHAPDPAWGEYFQVRTLAAYDPAVRGTFTYAEPFGDL, from the coding sequence GTGCTGACACGACGTGAGACCCCCGCCGACGTATCCGCCGTGCGTGCCGTGATCGCGGCCGCCTTCGCCAAGACGGACGCCCCCGACCCCGTGGAGGCCGTCCTGCTCGACGCGCTGCGGACCTGTGACGGCTGGCTGCCGGAACTGTCGTACGTGGCGGTCGACGAGAAGGACGAGGTCGTCGGCCACGTCGTCTGTACGCGCGGCCACGTCGACGGGGTGCCGGCTGTCGGGCTCGGCCCGATCGGTGTGCGCCCCGACCTGCAGCGGCGCGGCGTCGGCCTCGCCCTGATGCACTCGGTGCTCGGCGCCGCCGACGCCCTCGGTGAGCCGCTGGTCGCCCTGCTCGGCAGCCCCGCGTACTACGGCCGCTACGGCTTCCGGGCCGGCACCGAGCTGGGCATCCACGCGCCCGACCCCGCCTGGGGCGAGTACTTCCAGGTCCGCACACTGGCCGCGTACGACCCGGCCGTGCGCGGCACCTTCACCTACGCGGAGCCGTTCGGCGACCTCTGA